A stretch of the Lactuca sativa cultivar Salinas chromosome 9, Lsat_Salinas_v11, whole genome shotgun sequence genome encodes the following:
- the LOC111913146 gene encoding pentatricopeptide repeat-containing protein At2g25580 produces MVNSLVSCYSKPNEKSDKAGEQKGLLEELNAICEDQKLTEVVEFLGLPELNKVSVEMLGYLFLMKACGESQALKEAKLVHNHLTRSGHHLDVHICNKILEMYSKCASMEDAYNFFDKMPQRNLASWHTMITGFAKNGHGEDAIKMFTEFKKVGLKPNNQIFHGVFAACNIVGDMKQGLWHFKSMMKTYNLVPSMDDYVRVVDMLRSSGYLNEALELIEKMPMKPSAEILEIMMNQSRVHGDLELGDHCAEILNLRDPSRLDEQSKSGLIPIKSSDIAKENEKKMSSELMNRVKTFQFRSGDTSHPDQERLCSQLRYLKQAMIEAGYVAQTRYVLHDMDHENREEALLLHSERLPLSQALLTTPPRAAIRILKNDRICADCHEAMKIISRLVGRLIIVRDKKRFHQFENGVCSCRDYW; encoded by the coding sequence ATGGTAAATTCTCTAGTGTCATGTTACTCTAAACCTAATGAGAAGTCGGATAAAGCTGGTGAGCAAAAGGGATTACTTGAGGAGCTTAATGCTATATGCGAGGACCAGAAATTAACGGAAGTTGTGGAGTTTTTGGGTTTACCTGAGCTGAACAAAGTATCAGTTGAAATGCTTGGGTATTTATTCTTGATGAAAGCATGTGGAGAATCTCAGGCTCTTAAAGAAGCTAAACTTGTCCATAACCACCTCACAAGGTCAGGACATCATCTTGATGTTCACATTTGCAACAAAATCTTGGAAATGTATTCGAAATGTGCTTCCATGGAAGACGCATACAATTTCTTTGATAAAATGCCCCAAAGAAATCTTGCTTCTTGGCACACCATGATAACAGGGTTTGCTAAAAACGGCCATGGAGAAGACGCAATCAAAATGTTCACCGAATTCAAAAAGGTCGGATTAAAACCCAATAATCAGATATTTCATGGTGTCTTTGCTGCATGTAATATCGTAGGAGACATGAAACAAGGGTTATGGCATTTCAAGTCAATGATGAAGACATACAATCTTGTCCCATCCATGGATGATTATGTCCGTGTAGTTGATATGCTCAGGAGCTCAGGGTACTTGAATGAAGCATTGGAATTAATAGAAAAGATGCCGATGAAGCCAAGTGCAGAAATTTTGGAAATTATGATGAATCAATCTAGGGTTCATGGTGATTTAGAACTCGGAGACCATTGTGCTGAGATTCTTAACCTTCGGGACCCTTCTCGTTTAGATGAACAATCAAAATCTGGCTTGATACCAATTAAGTCTTCAGATATTGCAAAAGAAAACGAAAAAAAGATGTCTTCAGAGTTAATGAACAGAGTCAAGACTTTTCAGTTTAGGAGCGGGGATACTTCTCATCCTGATCAAGAGAGGTTATGCAGTCAACTTAGGTATCTAAAACAAGCCATGATAGAGGCCGGGTATGTTGCTCAGACTAGATATGTACTCCATGATATGGACCATGAAAATAGAGAAGAAGCTCTTTTATTACATAGTGAAAGACTTCCTTTATCTCAAGCTCTTTTGACTACTCCACCCCGTGCAGCAATACGAATACTGAAAAATGATCGTATTTGTGCTGATTGCCATGAGGCAATGAAGATTATTTCGAGGCTGGTTGGGAGACTAATTATTGTACGTGATAAAAAGAGGTTTCATCAATTTGAAAATGGAGTTTGTTCTTGTAGAGATTATTGGTGA